One window of Vitis riparia cultivar Riparia Gloire de Montpellier isolate 1030 chromosome 5, EGFV_Vit.rip_1.0, whole genome shotgun sequence genomic DNA carries:
- the LOC117914427 gene encoding endochitinase EP3-like, producing the protein MVAKLVAILIVGVLAVALPGPVLAQNCGCDAGRCCSCQAGPCFTTPGSNVSVPDVVTEGFFDGIIDQADASCAGKNFYTRAAFLDALKSYPRFGTAAYVDDALYEIAAFFAHVTHETGHFCYTQEIDGASKEYCDETDARYPCVSGKDYYGRGPIQLSWNYNYGEAGESIGFDGLNNPEIVATDAGISFKSALWFWMSYVHSVIGQGFGATIRVIKSDDCNGGNPAAVNARVEYFTEYCNELGVLPGDNLTC; encoded by the exons ATGGTTGCAAAGCTGGTAGCAATCCTTATCGTCGGAGTCCTCGCCGTAGCCCTTCCGGGGCCCGTGCTGGCTCAGAACTGCGGCTGTGACGCTGGCCGGTGCTGCAGCTGCCAAGCCGGTCCGTGTTTTACGACGCCTGGTAGTAATGTCTCGGTTCCGGATGTTGTGACAGAGGGATTCTTTGATGGGATAATTGATCAAGCTGATGCGAGCTGTGCCGGAAAGAACTTCTACACCCGGGCGGCGTTTCTGGATGCTTTGAAGTCGTATCCTCGGTTTGGCACGGCAGCTTATGTGGATGATGCTCTCTATGAGATAGCAGCCTTCTTTGCACATGTCACACATGAGACTGGAC ACTTTTGTTACACACAGGAGATTGATGGTGCCTCGAAGGAGTATTGTGATGAGACCGATGCACGGTATCCATGTGTGTCCGGGAAGGATTATTATGGTCGTGGGCCGATTCAACTATCGTGGAACTACAACTACGGTGAAGCTGGGGAGAGCATTGGGTTTGATGGCTTGAACAATCCTGAAATAGTAGCAACCGATGCTGGCATATCATTTAAGTCTGCCCTGTGGTTTTGGATGAGCTATGTGCACTCTGTCATAGGCCAAGGGTTCGGTGCGACGATTCGGGTTATTAAGAGTGATGATTGCAATGGGGGAAACCCTGCTGCTGTCAATGCCCGTGTCGAGTATTTTACAGAATACTGCAATGAACTTGGTGTTTTGCCCGGGGATAATCTCACTTGCTAG
- the LOC117914428 gene encoding protein transport protein Sec61 subunit beta-like has protein sequence MVLNGATPPRGSEAAASSLRRRRTTGGAAAGGASGNMLQFYTDDAPGLKISPNVVLIMSIGFIAFVAILHVMGKLYFVWREA, from the coding sequence ATGGTTCTAAATGGAGCTACTCCCCCAAGAGGAAGTGAAGCTGCTGCTTCTAGCCTGCGTAGGAGGAGGACAACTGGTGGGGCAGCTGCAGGAGGAGCAAGTGGGAATATGCTGCAGTTTTACACTGATGATGCCCCGGGACTCAAGATTTCCCCCAATGTCGTTCTTATCATGAGTATTGGTTTCATAGCCTTTGTTGCTATTCTCCATGTCATGGGTAAGCTGTACTTTGTGTGGAGAGAGGCTTAA